GGCGTCGGTGGTGACCTCCATGGCGACGTCGGAGGCGAAGCACTTGGCGGCGGCGCCGAAGAAGGTGAGGTCGCCGTCGACGCGCTCGGACTTCGCCGCGGCGGCGTAGGTGAGCTGGCGGGCGGCCTCGAGCTTCATGGCCATGTCGGCGAGCATGAACTGCACGCCCTGGAAGTCGGCGATCGGCTTGCCGAACTGCTTGCGCTCCTTGACGTAGCCCTTGGCGTAGTCGAGGGCGCCCTGGGCGATGCCGAGGGCCTGGGCGGCGATGGTGATGCGGGTGTGGTCGAGGGTCTTCATCGCGGTGGCGAAGCCGGTGCCCTCGTCGCCGATCATGCGGTCGGCGGGGATGCGGACGTTGTCGAAGTAGACCTCGCGGGTCGGGGAGCCCTTGATGCCGAGCTTCTTCTCCGGCGCGCCGAAGGACACGCCCTCGTCGCCCTTCTCCACCACGAACGCCGAGATGCCCTTCGACCGCTTCTCCGGGTCGGTGACGGCCATCACGGTGTAGTACTCCGAGACGCCGGCGTTGGTGATCCACCGCTTCACGCCGTTCAGGACCCAGAAGTCGCCGTCGCGCACCGCGCGGGTCTTCATGCCGGCCGCGTCGGAGCCGGCGTCCGGCTCCGACAGGCAGTAGGAGAACATCGCCTCGCCCGCCGCGAGCGGCGCGAGGTACTTGTGCTTCAGCTCCTCCGAGCCGGACAGGATCACCGGGAGCGAGCCGAGCTTGTTCACCGCCGGGATCAGCGAGGACGAACCGCAGGCGCGGGCGACCTCCTCGATCACGATCACCGTCGCCAGCGCGTCCGCGCCCGCGCCGCCGTAGGTCTCCGGCACGTGCACCGCGTGCAGGTCGTTGGCGACCAGCGCGTCCAGGGCCTCCTGCGGGAAACGCCCCTCCTCGTCCACCGCCGCCGCGAACGGGGCGATCTTCGCGTCCGCCAGCGCGCGCACCGACTCCCGGAGCATCTCGTGCTCCTCGGAGGTCCGGTACAGGTCGAAGTCCTTGCCCATGGTCTTGAGCTCCCTGGCTTGCTAACTACCGTTAAGTAACCCAAAGGGTAGGCCGTGAGCGGGGACCTTGTCAGCGCCCGACTATGCTCGGGCAGGCAGTTTCGCCCGACGTCCCTGGAGTCCCGCATGGCCCTGAAGATCACTGTGATCGGCACCGGATACCTCGGCGCCACCCATGCCGCGGCCATGGCGGAGATGGGCTTCGAGGTCCTCGGGCTCGACGTCGTGCCGGAGAAGGTCGAGCTGCTGGCCTCCGGCCGCGTCCCGATGTACGAGCCCGGCCTGGAGGAACTGCTCGCCCGGCACGTCGCCGGCATCGAGGGCTCCACCGGCCGGCTGCGCTTCACCACCTCCTGGGAGGAGGTCGGCGCCTTCGGCGACGTCCACTTCGTCTGTGTGAACACCCCGCAGAAGCACGGCGAGTACGGCTGCGACATGAGCTACGTCGACGCCGCCTTCGGCTCCCTCGCCGCCGTCGCCCGCGAGGGCTCCCTGGTCGTCGGCAAGTCGACCGTGCCGGTCGGCTCGGCCGAGCGGCTGGCCGCGGTGCTGCCGCAGGGCGTCGAGCTGGCCTGGAACCCCGAGTTCCTCCGCGAGGGCTTCGCCGTCCAGGACACCCTGCGCCCGGACCGGATCGTCGTCGGCGTCTCCGGCGACGGCGCCGCGCGGGCCGAGAAGACGCTCCGCGAGGTGTACGCCGTCCCGGTCGCCGAGGGCTCGCCCTTCGTCGTCACCGACTTCCCCACCGCCGAGCTGGTGAAGACGGCCGCGAACTCCTTCCTCGCCACCAAGATCTCCTTCATCAACGCGATGGCCGAGGTCTGCGAGGCGGCCGGCGGCGACGTCGCCAGGCTCGCCGAGGCCATCGGCCACGACGAGCGGATCGGCAGCAAGTTCCTGCGGGCCGGCATCGGCTTCGGCGGCGGCTGCCTGCCCAAGGACATCCGGGCCTTCATGGCCCGGGCGGGCGAGCTCGGCGCCGACCAGGCGCTGACCTTCCTCCGCGAGATCGACTCCATCAACATGCGGCGGCGCGGCCAGATGGTCGAGATGGCCCGCGAGACGCTCGGCGGGAACTCCTTCCTGGGCCGCCGGGTCGCGGTCCTCGGCGCCACCTTCAAGCCCGACTCGGACGACGTCCGCGACTCCCCCGCGCTCAACGTGGCCGGCCAGATACACCTCCAGGGCGGCCAGGTGACCGTCTACGACCCCAAGGGCATGGACAACGCCCGCAAGGTCTTCCCGACCCTCGGCTACGCGGACT
The Streptomyces roseofulvus genome window above contains:
- a CDS encoding acyl-CoA dehydrogenase, with the protein product MGKDFDLYRTSEEHEMLRESVRALADAKIAPFAAAVDEEGRFPQEALDALVANDLHAVHVPETYGGAGADALATVIVIEEVARACGSSSLIPAVNKLGSLPVILSGSEELKHKYLAPLAAGEAMFSYCLSEPDAGSDAAGMKTRAVRDGDFWVLNGVKRWITNAGVSEYYTVMAVTDPEKRSKGISAFVVEKGDEGVSFGAPEKKLGIKGSPTREVYFDNVRIPADRMIGDEGTGFATAMKTLDHTRITIAAQALGIAQGALDYAKGYVKERKQFGKPIADFQGVQFMLADMAMKLEAARQLTYAAAAKSERVDGDLTFFGAAAKCFASDVAMEVTTDAVQLLGGYGYTRDYPVERMMRDAKITQIYEGTNQVQRIVMARNLP
- a CDS encoding UDP-glucose/GDP-mannose dehydrogenase family protein codes for the protein MALKITVIGTGYLGATHAAAMAEMGFEVLGLDVVPEKVELLASGRVPMYEPGLEELLARHVAGIEGSTGRLRFTTSWEEVGAFGDVHFVCVNTPQKHGEYGCDMSYVDAAFGSLAAVAREGSLVVGKSTVPVGSAERLAAVLPQGVELAWNPEFLREGFAVQDTLRPDRIVVGVSGDGAARAEKTLREVYAVPVAEGSPFVVTDFPTAELVKTAANSFLATKISFINAMAEVCEAAGGDVARLAEAIGHDERIGSKFLRAGIGFGGGCLPKDIRAFMARAGELGADQALTFLREIDSINMRRRGQMVEMARETLGGNSFLGRRVAVLGATFKPDSDDVRDSPALNVAGQIHLQGGQVTVYDPKGMDNARKVFPTLGYADSALEAVRGADVVLHLTEWREFRELDPAELAAVVSSPVVLDGRNALDGERWRAAGWTYRAMGRPRA